One region of Eupeodes corollae chromosome 1, idEupCoro1.1, whole genome shotgun sequence genomic DNA includes:
- the LOC129942888 gene encoding protein TANC2 isoform X4 translates to MFRNDQCPMCMNSSLKDVDCSNTQGYDTGIGGSTSTIVSPLGSPQPQLRSQLRTNAAALSKYMQNRQESISPDFRYASVGKLPKSLGSPNGTASTLPTTTSTSTPATTTSSSGNDNNNSFGEIANAAAAAFATPPPTRRRFFNHKNLRSALTGGHRRTASNGCPIDSSSILSGGVGDGINLPSVSNEKQNEEELRTRLGLLLDAGKSSSSTNISPDSQTLTESSEYTEAINGRFKSKDYNKTFGSQFSVAAKDEVGSIAGKFKAFSINERTDAFDCPKLRKTMVRRSARSQLRNTGGIYKSSPVQAVQLALKPLFFEVPLQEPDPPFIGRQWLLRELSNILTTTETPGVLINGNPGTGKTALVLQLVEYSCFGRRKDVPYTETDGIYCQINIGHDRLKALASHIVGYHFCQADTNLTCLVPDFVHSLAAQLCQAPQLVAYRQYLINEPHLQNILCVKECIADAERVMRMAILEPLTMLKRSGKIASKTCVILIDALCEAEYHRPDHGHTIGTFLAKMTQYFPSWLKVVATVRTQMLELVKGLSFTKMTLDSWASNDLLQKDMLDYVTFRVNHSAEIQNNIAGTIKEHNSGQLKFIGHLQALTKGSFLYAKLILDLIERGQLVIKSTSYKVLPVSLAQIFLLHFNLRFPTGSSFEKASPILNVCLAALYPLTLNAIYYTICALKTDEIMSWDEFLQRFKLLDGFLVKRIDNTYMFFHPSFREWLIRRDDGESLKFLCDFRLGHAAIAFRLSRLQPPLDPEQTLELGHHILKAHIYRNSKGPPSPRDMQSFWIASVTDSISAALGSLRNVYNPNMKVSRLLLLAGASPHYQTEFMGDATILCIAAHEGIVPMVSLLLEFGADVERTNSQGCTPLILAAMKGHCDVLRLLVAAGSSLGQTDTTQRCALVHAARTGRLNVVKYLLASDWTPRQNSNDITLEKAMQQALIGAASQDHTTIVEDLLEMENVYINDIEPLSGETALTAAARNGCVDTVAVLLSRGAKVDGRNKFGATPLWLTVKEGHWAVAEKLLQNGAQIDEAVIPSKKTPLMIAAEEGLIGILELLIDRGASIDSEDSEGFTALSWACLRGRHTAAKCLIEKGCDKEHADNNGRTPLDLAAYQGSASLVQYLLDQGAKIEHIDVNGMRPLDRAIACRNIQVVQVFLKRGAKLGPTTWSMAMGKPEILVVLLNKLLEDGNVLYRKNRFQEAAHRYQYALKKIANIETLLDKNSVFTQLRANLLLNLSRCKRKLNELDESTELATQAIDQKPTSYEGYYARAKAKMEQGELNDALVDANEAMQKAAQSGVLPEVVEVLRRIQNELLVRINEATHGTVVVNGCNETESQNEMTDL, encoded by the exons AATCGCCAGGAGTCGATATCACCAGATTTTCGATATGCTAGCGTTGGCAAATTACCCAAATCATTAGGATCTCCGAATGGGACAGCTTCAACACTACCAAccacaacatcaacatcaacaccaGCGACCACGACATCATCTTCGGGCAATGACAACAATAATAGCTTTGGAGAAATCGCTAATGCTGCAGCAGCCGCATTTGCTACACCACCGCCAACTAGAAGAAGATTTTTCaatcataaaaatttaagaagtgcACTGACCGGTGGTCACCGGAGAACGGCATCTAATGGTTGTCCAATTGATTCGTCATCAATTTTATCtg GTGGCGTTGGAGACGGTATCAATTTACCATCTGTTTCGAACGAAAAGCAGAATGAAGAAGAGCTTCGAACAAGGCTGGGTCTCCTCCTGGATGCTGGTAAATCTAGCAGCTCGACAAATATCAGCCCTGACTCGCAAACCCTTACCGAGTCATCCGAGTACACCGAAGCCATCAATGGACGTTTTAAATCCAAAGACTACAATAAGacatttggtagtcaattttcggTGGCAGCAAAAGATGAAGTTGGAAGTATTGCTGGGAAGTTCAAAGCATTTTCCATCAACGAACGAACTGATGCATTCGACTGTCCGAAACTGCGGAAAACAATGGTCAGACGATCGGCTCGGTCGCAACTACGAAATACTGGAGGAATCTATAAGTCTAGCCCGGTTCAAGCTGTTCAACTCGCTCTTAAACCTCTATTTTTCGAAGTTCCCCTTCAGGAACCTGATCCACCTTTTATTGGACGGCAGTGGCTACTGCGTGAACTATCTAACATTCTGACAACCACAGAAACACCAGGAGTACTGATCAACGGAAATCCTGGAACAGGAAAAACCGCCTTAGTATTACAACTTGTTGAGTATTCGTGCTTTGGTCGACGCAAGGATGTTCCTTACACTGAGACTGATGGGATCTACTGTCAGATCAATATCGGCCATGATAGGCTGAAGGCATTGGCCTCCCATATTGTTGGCTATCATTTCTGCCAAGCCGACACGAACCTAACCTGCTTGGTGCCAGACTTTGTGCATTCTCTTGCTGCCCAGCTGTGTCAGGCCCCGCAACTGGTTGCATACCGGCAGTACCTGATAAATGAGCCACATCTTCAGAATATACTTTGCGTGAAGGAGTGTATTGCTGACGCGGAAAGAGTTATGCGTATGGCGATCCTGGAGCCGTTGACTATGTTGAAGCGCTCAGgaaaaattgcttcaaaaacGTGTGTGATTTTGATCGATGCATTATGCGAAGCTGAATACCATCGACCCGATCATGGCCACACCATTGGAACTTTTCTTGCCAAGATGACACAATACTTTCCTTCATGGCTGAAGGTAGTTGCCACAGTGCGAACACAAATGCTGGAGCTCGTAAAGGGCCTCTCTTTTACCAAGATGACTTTAGATAGCTGGGCTTCAAATGATCTCCTACAGAAAGACATGCTCGACTATGTCACATTCCGAGTAAACCATAGCGCAGAAATCCAGAACAATATTGCCGGAACTATAAAGGAACACAATTCGGGACAGTTGAAATTCATTGGCCACCTGCAGGCTCTAACCAAAGGTTCGTTTTTGTATGCAAAGCTTATTTTAGATCTCATCGAGCGAGGACAGTTGGTGATCAAATCGACAAGTTACAAAGTGTTGCCAGTCTCCTTGGCACAGATCTTTTTACTGCATTTTAATCTGAGATTTCCGACCGGCTCGAGTTTCGAAAAAGCCTCCCCGATTCTCAATGTGTGTCTTGCTGCCCTCTATCCACTAACACTTAATGCCATTTACTATACGATATGTGCCCTCAAGACCGATGAGATCATGAGTTGGGACGAGTTCCTGCAACGTTTTAAACTTCTCGATGGATTCCTGGTGAAACGCATCGACAACACTTATATGTTCTTCCATCCTTCTTTTAGAGAGTGGCTTATCCGTAGGGATGATGGAGAGTCTTTGAAGTTTCTATGCGATTTCAGGCTTGGACACGCTGCCATAGCTTTTCGCTTGTCAAGACTTCAGCCTCCTCTCGATCCAGAGCAGACTCTAGAACTAGGCCACCACATTTTGAAAGCGCACATTTACCGAAATTCTAAGGGACCACCTTCGCCGCGTGATATGCAGTCATTTTGGATTGCCAGCGTGACCGACTCAATTTCAGCAGCCTTAGGTTCTTTAAGGAACGTCTACAATCCGAATATGAAGGTTTCACGGCTTCTTCTTCTAGCTGGTGCTTCTCCTCATTACCAAACCGAGTTCATGGGTGATGCCACTATACTCTGCATAGCCGCCCATGAGGGAATAGTGCCAATGGTAAGTTTGCTGCTCGAGTTCGGAGCTGATGTGGAGAGAACGAATAGTCAAGGGTGTACACCTCTAATTTTGGCTGCCATGAAAGGGCATTGTGATGTTTTGCGTCTGTTGGTTGCTGCCGGCAGCAGCCTGGGACAAACAGACACTACACAAAGATGTGCGCTGGTTCATGCAGCTAGGACTGGAAGACTGAACGTTGTTAAGTATTTACTGGCCAGCGACTGGACCCCAAGACAAAACTCAAATGATATAACCCTCGAGAAGGCTATGCAGCAGGCTTTGATAGGCGCTGCCTCACAGGATCACACAACGATTGTTGAGGACTTATTGGAGATGGAGAATGTCTATATTAACGACATTGAGCCGCTAAGTGGGGAAACAGCCCTTACAGCGGCTGCAAGGAATGGATGCGTCGATACTGTGGCGGTCTTACTATCCCGGGGAGCCAAGGTTGATGGAAGAAATAAATTCGGTGCCACACCACTATGGCTTACTGTGAAGGAAGGTCACTGGGCTGTTGCGGAAAAGCTGCTTCAGAACGGAGCTCAAATTGACGAAGCTGTTATACCAAGCAAGAAAACACCTTTAATGATTGCAGCGGAAGAGGGGCTTATAGGAATACTAGAACTGCTAATAGACAGAGGTGCTTCAATAGACTCGGAAGATTCTGAGGGTTTTACAGCTCTTTCTTGGGCTTGTTTGCGGGGGAGACATACGGCCGCGAAATGTCTTATTGAAAAGGGTTGCGACAAGGAGCACGCCGATAACAATGGACGAACGCCACTTGACCTTGCCGCCTACCAAGGCTCCGCAAGTCTGGTGCAGTACCTTCTTGACCAAGGAGCCAAAATTGAACACATAGATGTGAATGGTATGCGTCCACTGGATAGGGCTATAGCCTGTCGAAACATTCAAGTAGTTCAGGTCTTTCTAAAGCGAGGAGCTAAACTAGGGCCCACGACCTGGAGCATGGCCATGGGAAAACCAGAAATACTAGTTGTCCTATTAAATAAGCTGCTAGAAGATGGCAATGTGTTGTACAGAAAAAACCGGTTCCAGGAAGCTGCTCATAGATACCAATATGCGCTGAAGAAAATTGCCAACATTGAAACTCTGCTGGACAAAAACTCTGTCTTTACACAGCTTCGGGCAAATTTGTTGCTAAATCTATCACGGTGCAagagaaaattaaat gaACTTGACGAATCTACTGAATTAGCCACACAAGCTATTGACCAGAAACCCACGAGTTACGAAGGTTACTATGCCAGAGCAAAAGCTAAAATGGAACAAGGTGAACTAAATGATGCTTTGGTTGACGCCAATGAAGCCATGCAGAAAGCCGCTCAGAGCGGTGTCTTGCCAGAGGTTGTTGAGGTTTTGagacgaattcaaaatgaacttCTTGTAAGGATCAACGAAGCAACCCATGGCACTGTTGTTGTAAACGGATGCAATGAGACGGAGTCTCAAAACGAAATGACCGACTTATAG
- the LOC129942888 gene encoding protein TANC2 isoform X3 yields MSLKDKLFQNTWGSNKTTGRRSGNLQSIRRLLEHETSGAVCPSCRISFDKGKRRKLIDTCGHERCYSCMFRNDQCPMCMNSSLKDVDCSNTQGYDTGIGGSTSTIVSPLGSPQPQLRSQLRTNAAALSKYMQNRQESISPDFRYASVGKLPKSLGSPNGTASTLPTTTSTSTPATTTSSSGNDNNNSFGEIANAAAAAFATPPPTRRRFFNHKNLRSALTGGHRRTASNGCPIDSSSILSGGVGDGINLPSVSNEKQNEEELRTRLGLLLDAGKSSSSTNISPDSQTLTESSEYTEAINGRFKSKDYNKTFGSQFSVAAKDEVGSIAGKFKAFSINERTDAFDCPKLRKTMVRRSARSQLRNTGGIYKSSPVQAVQLALKPLFFEVPLQEPDPPFIGRQWLLRELSNILTTTETPGVLINGNPGTGKTALVLQLVEYSCFGRRKDVPYTETDGIYCQINIGHDRLKALASHIVGYHFCQADTNLTCLVPDFVHSLAAQLCQAPQLVAYRQYLINEPHLQNILCVKECIADAERVMRMAILEPLTMLKRSGKIASKTCVILIDALCEAEYHRPDHGHTIGTFLAKMTQYFPSWLKVVATVRTQMLELVKGLSFTKMTLDSWASNDLLQKDMLDYVTFRVNHSAEIQNNIAGTIKEHNSGQLKFIGHLQALTKGSFLYAKLILDLIERGQLVIKSTSYKVLPVSLAQIFLLHFNLRFPTGSSFEKASPILNVCLAALYPLTLNAIYYTICALKTDEIMSWDEFLQRFKLLDGFLVKRIDNTYMFFHPSFREWLIRRDDGESLKFLCDFRLGHAAIAFRLSRLQPPLDPEQTLELGHHILKAHIYRNSKGPPSPRDMQSFWIASVTDSISAALGSLRNVYNPNMKVSRLLLLAGASPHYQTEFMGDATILCIAAHEGIVPMVSLLLEFGADVERTNSQGCTPLILAAMKGHCDVLRLLVAAGSSLGQTDTTQRCALVHAARTGRLNVVKYLLASDWTPRQNSNDITLEKAMQQALIGAASQDHTTIVEDLLEMENVYINDIEPLSGETALTAAARNGCVDTVAVLLSRGAKVDGRNKFGATPLWLTVKEGHWAVAEKLLQNGAQIDEAVIPSKKTPLMIAAEEGLIGILELLIDRGASIDSEDSEGFTALSWACLRGRHTAAKCLIEKGCDKEHADNNGRTPLDLAAYQGSASLVQYLLDQGAKIEHIDVNGMRPLDRAIACRNIQVVQVFLKRGAKLGPTTWSMAMGKPEILVVLLNKLLEDGNVLYRKNRFQEAAHRYQYALKKIANIETLLDKNSVFTQLRANLLLNLSRCKRKLNELDESTELATQAIDQKPTSYEGYYARAKAKMEQGELNDALVDANEAMQKAAQSGVLPEVVEVLRRIQNELLVRINEATHGTVVVNGCNETESQNEMTDL; encoded by the exons AATCGCCAGGAGTCGATATCACCAGATTTTCGATATGCTAGCGTTGGCAAATTACCCAAATCATTAGGATCTCCGAATGGGACAGCTTCAACACTACCAAccacaacatcaacatcaacaccaGCGACCACGACATCATCTTCGGGCAATGACAACAATAATAGCTTTGGAGAAATCGCTAATGCTGCAGCAGCCGCATTTGCTACACCACCGCCAACTAGAAGAAGATTTTTCaatcataaaaatttaagaagtgcACTGACCGGTGGTCACCGGAGAACGGCATCTAATGGTTGTCCAATTGATTCGTCATCAATTTTATCtg GTGGCGTTGGAGACGGTATCAATTTACCATCTGTTTCGAACGAAAAGCAGAATGAAGAAGAGCTTCGAACAAGGCTGGGTCTCCTCCTGGATGCTGGTAAATCTAGCAGCTCGACAAATATCAGCCCTGACTCGCAAACCCTTACCGAGTCATCCGAGTACACCGAAGCCATCAATGGACGTTTTAAATCCAAAGACTACAATAAGacatttggtagtcaattttcggTGGCAGCAAAAGATGAAGTTGGAAGTATTGCTGGGAAGTTCAAAGCATTTTCCATCAACGAACGAACTGATGCATTCGACTGTCCGAAACTGCGGAAAACAATGGTCAGACGATCGGCTCGGTCGCAACTACGAAATACTGGAGGAATCTATAAGTCTAGCCCGGTTCAAGCTGTTCAACTCGCTCTTAAACCTCTATTTTTCGAAGTTCCCCTTCAGGAACCTGATCCACCTTTTATTGGACGGCAGTGGCTACTGCGTGAACTATCTAACATTCTGACAACCACAGAAACACCAGGAGTACTGATCAACGGAAATCCTGGAACAGGAAAAACCGCCTTAGTATTACAACTTGTTGAGTATTCGTGCTTTGGTCGACGCAAGGATGTTCCTTACACTGAGACTGATGGGATCTACTGTCAGATCAATATCGGCCATGATAGGCTGAAGGCATTGGCCTCCCATATTGTTGGCTATCATTTCTGCCAAGCCGACACGAACCTAACCTGCTTGGTGCCAGACTTTGTGCATTCTCTTGCTGCCCAGCTGTGTCAGGCCCCGCAACTGGTTGCATACCGGCAGTACCTGATAAATGAGCCACATCTTCAGAATATACTTTGCGTGAAGGAGTGTATTGCTGACGCGGAAAGAGTTATGCGTATGGCGATCCTGGAGCCGTTGACTATGTTGAAGCGCTCAGgaaaaattgcttcaaaaacGTGTGTGATTTTGATCGATGCATTATGCGAAGCTGAATACCATCGACCCGATCATGGCCACACCATTGGAACTTTTCTTGCCAAGATGACACAATACTTTCCTTCATGGCTGAAGGTAGTTGCCACAGTGCGAACACAAATGCTGGAGCTCGTAAAGGGCCTCTCTTTTACCAAGATGACTTTAGATAGCTGGGCTTCAAATGATCTCCTACAGAAAGACATGCTCGACTATGTCACATTCCGAGTAAACCATAGCGCAGAAATCCAGAACAATATTGCCGGAACTATAAAGGAACACAATTCGGGACAGTTGAAATTCATTGGCCACCTGCAGGCTCTAACCAAAGGTTCGTTTTTGTATGCAAAGCTTATTTTAGATCTCATCGAGCGAGGACAGTTGGTGATCAAATCGACAAGTTACAAAGTGTTGCCAGTCTCCTTGGCACAGATCTTTTTACTGCATTTTAATCTGAGATTTCCGACCGGCTCGAGTTTCGAAAAAGCCTCCCCGATTCTCAATGTGTGTCTTGCTGCCCTCTATCCACTAACACTTAATGCCATTTACTATACGATATGTGCCCTCAAGACCGATGAGATCATGAGTTGGGACGAGTTCCTGCAACGTTTTAAACTTCTCGATGGATTCCTGGTGAAACGCATCGACAACACTTATATGTTCTTCCATCCTTCTTTTAGAGAGTGGCTTATCCGTAGGGATGATGGAGAGTCTTTGAAGTTTCTATGCGATTTCAGGCTTGGACACGCTGCCATAGCTTTTCGCTTGTCAAGACTTCAGCCTCCTCTCGATCCAGAGCAGACTCTAGAACTAGGCCACCACATTTTGAAAGCGCACATTTACCGAAATTCTAAGGGACCACCTTCGCCGCGTGATATGCAGTCATTTTGGATTGCCAGCGTGACCGACTCAATTTCAGCAGCCTTAGGTTCTTTAAGGAACGTCTACAATCCGAATATGAAGGTTTCACGGCTTCTTCTTCTAGCTGGTGCTTCTCCTCATTACCAAACCGAGTTCATGGGTGATGCCACTATACTCTGCATAGCCGCCCATGAGGGAATAGTGCCAATGGTAAGTTTGCTGCTCGAGTTCGGAGCTGATGTGGAGAGAACGAATAGTCAAGGGTGTACACCTCTAATTTTGGCTGCCATGAAAGGGCATTGTGATGTTTTGCGTCTGTTGGTTGCTGCCGGCAGCAGCCTGGGACAAACAGACACTACACAAAGATGTGCGCTGGTTCATGCAGCTAGGACTGGAAGACTGAACGTTGTTAAGTATTTACTGGCCAGCGACTGGACCCCAAGACAAAACTCAAATGATATAACCCTCGAGAAGGCTATGCAGCAGGCTTTGATAGGCGCTGCCTCACAGGATCACACAACGATTGTTGAGGACTTATTGGAGATGGAGAATGTCTATATTAACGACATTGAGCCGCTAAGTGGGGAAACAGCCCTTACAGCGGCTGCAAGGAATGGATGCGTCGATACTGTGGCGGTCTTACTATCCCGGGGAGCCAAGGTTGATGGAAGAAATAAATTCGGTGCCACACCACTATGGCTTACTGTGAAGGAAGGTCACTGGGCTGTTGCGGAAAAGCTGCTTCAGAACGGAGCTCAAATTGACGAAGCTGTTATACCAAGCAAGAAAACACCTTTAATGATTGCAGCGGAAGAGGGGCTTATAGGAATACTAGAACTGCTAATAGACAGAGGTGCTTCAATAGACTCGGAAGATTCTGAGGGTTTTACAGCTCTTTCTTGGGCTTGTTTGCGGGGGAGACATACGGCCGCGAAATGTCTTATTGAAAAGGGTTGCGACAAGGAGCACGCCGATAACAATGGACGAACGCCACTTGACCTTGCCGCCTACCAAGGCTCCGCAAGTCTGGTGCAGTACCTTCTTGACCAAGGAGCCAAAATTGAACACATAGATGTGAATGGTATGCGTCCACTGGATAGGGCTATAGCCTGTCGAAACATTCAAGTAGTTCAGGTCTTTCTAAAGCGAGGAGCTAAACTAGGGCCCACGACCTGGAGCATGGCCATGGGAAAACCAGAAATACTAGTTGTCCTATTAAATAAGCTGCTAGAAGATGGCAATGTGTTGTACAGAAAAAACCGGTTCCAGGAAGCTGCTCATAGATACCAATATGCGCTGAAGAAAATTGCCAACATTGAAACTCTGCTGGACAAAAACTCTGTCTTTACACAGCTTCGGGCAAATTTGTTGCTAAATCTATCACGGTGCAagagaaaattaaat gaACTTGACGAATCTACTGAATTAGCCACACAAGCTATTGACCAGAAACCCACGAGTTACGAAGGTTACTATGCCAGAGCAAAAGCTAAAATGGAACAAGGTGAACTAAATGATGCTTTGGTTGACGCCAATGAAGCCATGCAGAAAGCCGCTCAGAGCGGTGTCTTGCCAGAGGTTGTTGAGGTTTTGagacgaattcaaaatgaacttCTTGTAAGGATCAACGAAGCAACCCATGGCACTGTTGTTGTAAACGGATGCAATGAGACGGAGTCTCAAAACGAAATGACCGACTTATAG